AGGCGGATATCCGGCGACGTTACAGCACATTCAAAAACATCACGTTAACTAGAGCTCTAATCTCCACCTGTCCTCCAGTCATCCCCTGAGAGCCCCATGAAAGCTAACCCTTCATCCTCAGAAACCTGTGAAGAACCCCAGTGGGGGTAAAGAAGTAGGAACCTTTAATGAGGCCCTTCTCCTGCAGCGTCTTTATGGACGGGCGTCTGATGATGAACTTCTTCAGGCGGTTCTTCACTCCGTTCTTGTCTGTGGCGTCGGAGGTGTTGTGTTTCAGCCTGGAGCTGCTAAACATGTCTGCAGGAGAACATGaacattaaatggaaaataatccTGAAACAACGTCACCTGATTTACGGCGAGGGATCCACCCCTCCTCCGGATCTACTCTAGACTCGATGGGTCCCTCTTGGGCATAAAAGCTGATCCCAGTTTGATGGTGATCCATCAGGTTTTAGTAGAACCCGTGAAAACAGTTTGAACACTGTAAGACTGGAGTCCCGACCAAGAGGACCAGATGGAGCTTATTGTAGTGAGATCACTAAAAACAAGATCACTCACTAATGGAGCGCCTGTGAACTTGGCTGCGTTGCTTTGTGTTTGGGGAGGCGGAGCCATATCCAGGTAGGGAGTTGTGTTTGGGCAGGTAGTCCGAGCTGTTGGACCTCCTCAGTGGGAAACCTCCGTTTGATTTAGTCTGTGGAGAAGAGAATTGGTCACATCCTATTTTGGACCAGTCCTCATGAACATGAAGTCATGTCCTGTCAGGCCTGTCTCACCAAGGAGTCGATGGTCCTTCTGATGGCGTCATGCCACTGGATGGCGGTGGAGTAGCTGTCAGACTGGACCAGGTACTCACTTCCTGTGTTGGTGGTGATCTGGAAAGAGGGATTGATTATTGACAGGATTGGGGTTCTAGATCTTCTGCTTGTGTCAGTTTGATACCTGGAAGACGTTTTTCCTTCTGGACTTCTGTGTTGTCCAATCAATGACGGCTCCACACAGCAGGACCGCATCAGTCTGACCCCCTGGTTTCTGGATGGGGGGATTAAGATGAAATAGATTAAACTGTTACCTGTTCATGTGGCTCCATGCTTCAACTGGTCCATTGGTTTAATGTTAGTGTTTACCAACCAATGAAGAGCTTTAAAGGTTCAcaaaaaactggaaaaagaTTAAAGTACTGATGGATTGAAGATAGACGAATAGATAGACAAACAATATATATAACAATAGATAGAACAATAGATGGGAGACATAGAATTAAAATAGAGATGGACAGATAGAGATGGACAGATAGAGAtggacaggtagagacagatgCATCCCGGACCTGACGGCCCCCCTGTGGTGCCTCcttgtggagcagcagctggtcGGAGGTCAGTAAAGTCCACGTCACCATCcagttctttctctgcttcttccCACCCTCTGAGATTTTAGCCACATTCAGGTTTTCACCTTTCAGCTGAAAccgacattaaaatgaaatagaaacatttcaaatgatcTGAACTACAACATGTTTCACTGACTTTATGTCCAAATATAAAGTCTAAAGTTGAATCAGAGGAGCAGAAGTTCTCTGTCATCCTGCTCCAGCTGACCTCATTGGGCCTTGAACTCACCAACGGTTGCTGGCTGGCGGTTCCTCCGGGTCCTAAGACATCGTGCTGGGACTGATTCCTGCGGTGCAGGGAGATCTAcggggagaagaggaggactGTCAGACTGAAGCAGCAGGAGGATGGTGGGCTATTGAGTCTTCTTACTGGTTTTGGGGGGAGGTCCGACTCTTGCAGGACCAGGGACCTGGATTGACTGAGGCGGTCTCCAGAGCTCTGAGAACTCTTGATGCGGATCTGAACGGCGCCATGAGCCGCTGAACTGCTCTGCGGCGACTGCTTTGTGGTGATTCTGTGTGTTCACAAAAATGTTGGTTCAAGTCATGAAACGTCTTGTGATTGTTCGGTAGCTGGTCAGGATTACACAAGttaagttttaagttttttttcatgaaataagCATCTGAGCTATAAATAAAGTTGGCTTGAAGACAATGTTGTTTCCCATTAGCGCTGGTTAAACTGGTGTTGTTGGTTCTGGTGGTTGTCAGGTTGGAGGCTCAACTCTTTCACTTCTCTTTGGTTGAAATCAGGCTGTAGTTGAAGTGGATTCTGACGGATCCtggtctgcttcctgtttgctgcGCCGATTTCCTCACTGCGGTTTCACAATAAGACGAAAACACAGACTGACGAGCAGATTCTGGTTTTGATGGTCCAGACTACAGTTTCCGGTAGTTCATTGTGACAGACTTCAGGGCGGGTCCAACAGGTGAACTGGATTCTGGGTGTTTTCACAGCATGTTATAGATTCACAGTGAACGTGAGGACGTTCAGAGCGTTAGCATTTATCTGTTGAACATCGTTGGCGATAAGAACAGCCTTCAGTATGACGTCATCCAAACAGAACCCTGAACCGATGTGCACCAGGAAACGACCTGAACCCTCGGGCAGACGGGTCTCACGGCCTCGTTCTACCAACTAGGAGCCTCTCAGCAAACAGAACCTAGCAGCAGAGAAGGGACAGAACCCGGTCAAACATCAGATCAGTGGATCTTACCTCGAAGCTGCCATCTCTGCGTGGAACGCTTCTCCAGGATGAGCGGTTAGAGGAAGTTGTCTTAATCACGTGACTACTTCAGAGCAACCGCTGCAACCTTGCCACTTCCTGAAAGTTCAACCTCAGTTTGTCACATCGGTGACACATCCACACTCCAGCGTTTAGGAAGCTGCTCAGAATCTAAAGTAACGTACAAAACCGACCCTCCTCTGAGTTTATCAGGTTCTCATCCGTTATGATTCAGGCTCGACGCCGTCTCCAGGGGATGCACTGATTGGTCCTCTGGTCTGTCACTGAAGGAAAAGCTGtttggccaccagggggcgtctGCTGCTGTCTGTAGGAGTGATGtttcatcacacctgaggtctcAGCCCCCAGCAGCTGGACTGAGACCCTCCAACACTCAGTGTTAAGAACCTGGAACATCAGCTGTTCATGAACCAggactttattatttatcaatttattaaCACAACAGACACGTTTGCATGAAGAATTCATTGTTTATTGTTGACACACTTTGGCATGTGATGAAGAACAGCCCTAGTTCAGTAAACTAGTCACATGACCAGTGGAACACAAACAGAACTACTACCGAAACGGGTCTGGAGAGGTTTCTCCTCTTCAGGTGCCTTTGttgagaggtcagaggtcaggacgACAGTACCGCGACAGGTGGGCGTGACCTGGTCCGGCACACCTCAGGAGTCCGGCGGTTGAAGCTCAGGCATTTAGGTGCTTGGCATGGTGCTTGATGTGATCAGACATGAAGGAGTAGATGAAGAAGTAGCTGTGGTCGTAGCCCTGCAGGAAGAACTCTGTTAGAACAGCCTCAGACGTTCATGATTCTCCTGCAGTACACCTTTCAGCCACACGAGgaagctgctgcctcacaatGTTTCTGAATGTCACAGACCACTAACTAGTTTTGTGTCATCTGAGTTCAGATGGTTCATCATTCAAAAATGGTGAACCACCGTCTATGCCCCCTCCACCGTCTACGTCGTTTACACTCCCTACACCGTCTACATCCCCTacaccaggggtattcaattaaaagtcacggaggtccggttagaaggtccgaacccaagtccagtttgtgtcttatagccggccactatatccacattatcatttattatcaattttcagtgcaggatatgtttaagtgagtgcacagctagctcttttacctcacctcACCGTCTGGAGctgcgaactgcaagtaaaattgagccaagaaaatctactctcgtgaatttatcatggagtggtcacgggtccggacagagcCATCACACGGTCCGGATCTGGACACCGGTTTGGCATTTGGTGACCCCCTGCCCTACACCGTTTACACCCCCTACACCGTCAACACCCCCCTATACCGTCTATGTCGTTTACAACCCCTACACCGTCTACATCCCCACGTCGTTTACACCCCTACACTGTCTACACACCCTACAGTCTACGCCCCCTACACTGTTTACAACTCCTACACTGTCTAGACCCCTTCACCACCTGTACCCCCTACACCACCTGTACCCCCTGCACCGTCTACACCCCCTACACCTTCTCATcctcagagtaacacctgttcCAGAACAGTCCTATTTGGTGTATCTTTGCTGTTGTGGTGTTTGTTGCTCATTTACATTCATGTCTGTTGATCTCTGAATGGTTAGTTTCTTGTTCTATGACTTTTGGACGACCGATGGTCGTTACAGTAGAGAACCGATGAAGTCCTGTTCAGCAGGCGTCACAGGACATACCCCGGTTCAGACTGGAGGGTTGTACTGACCGGCTGCAGCCTGAAGACGACGGGGATCTTTTTCTTGGTGCAGATGGCGATCAGGTTGTCAGGCAGCAGCTGGCCAGCGGACAGGAACTGGTCATCACGGCCCTGATCGATGAGGATGTCCAGTTGGGGCCCAGAGTAGGATGCGGCCAACACAGTGGCATCGTAGGCCTGAAGGAGGAGAGCTCTGTTACAGGGTCACGTTAGTAAGGGTAAAGGTAGAGCTCTATTTTAGTACGTGGGCTCTCCACCAGCACCAGTGAGGAGGGTCTTACCTCCCATGTGGACCTGTCAGAGCCCAGGTACCCAGAGAACGCCTTCTGGCCCCAGGGACACTGGATTGGGTTACAGATAGGCGCGAAGGCCGACACCGCCTGGAGACCACACGAGGACACCACAAAGACCAGGTCTAGTCTCAGTACCAAATCTAGTCCCAATACCAGGTCTAGTCTAAATACCAGGTCTAGTTtaagtaccaggtgtagtttaacaCCAGGTGTAGTCTGAGAACCAGGTGAAGACTACCAACCAGTTGTAGTAAGCAGTGTTGCGGGTACCTTGTATTTCCCAGGGTTCTTCAGGGCGCAGATCAGTGCCCCGTGGCCCCCCATGGAGTGGCCGCTGATGGACATGCGGTCAGGGTCAGTGGGGAAGTTGGCGTTGATCAGACTGGGGAGCTGAGAGAGACCATCCACAGTGAACGAGCCTAAGAGCAAAGTGTGTCTGACCGTAAGCGAGTGAACATCACACCTCCTCGGTGATATACGAGTACATGTTGTAATTCGTCTTCCAGGGGTCCTGCGTCGCGTCCACGTAGAACCCTGCTCCAGAGCCAAAGTCCCAGCTCGTGTCTTCACCCTCGATGTTGCAGCCACcttgatgcatgatgggaaaagtCACCACCGGGACACGTCACCAGGCTCCCTACATGCATGCTAGCTTAGACGGAATGTTAGCGTCACAAAAGCAGCTGAAGCTACAGGTCACGTGAGAGGCTGTAGGCTGGCAGGAAATGCCTGCGTGTTCAGGTGTCCCGGCGGAAAGCGAGTTTCATACGTGGGCTGGTGTCAGGAGCCACGACGATGAGGCCGTGCTCCGCAGCCGCCAGCTGGGCACCGGCCTTCGTGATGAAGTTCTGCTCGGTGCACGTGAGGCCTGGTGGGAGAAGGGAAAGTGTGGGTGACCTGTGCGTGGTCCCACGCTGACCTGTGGTTGACCTCCAGCTAACCTGTACTGTGTTTCTCACCTGACAGCCAGTACAGGACTGGACATTTTTCCGTCTCCGCCTTGGGGGGGAGGAAGACGCCAAACTTCATCTTACACCTGAGCTTGGTGCTGCAGAACAGGACACAAACACGCGTGAGAAcattcagataaataaaatgtgaggCTTTTATTCTGACACAGAACCAGAACTTCCAGGTGCAGCCGGACCAACCGGTGGGGGAGGGGACAGCGCCTCACCTGTCATGTTCAAAGACCTTCTGGATGCCACCAGCACACCTGTTGGCGTTCAACTGGTTGACAGCCATGACCTGCACCACAGGAGGAGGGAGTCAGTGAACACATCACGACCGGAAAcgatcaataatcaaacccaACATTACTCCAAACTCTGAACAGACCGACAGACCTTCAAAATAAGCTGCCCTCAGACTGCCTGTGTTTAGTTCCACAGAAAAActcaatactaatactaataaatagcaataataacaataacaacactgtattgttattattactattatttcttttaacaataatattaacaatgataaaaatagtaatgataataaatagtaatagcaataataatagtaataacaataataaatattgatattaaatagtaatactgtaataataacaatcaatagtaataacaatttccttttcctttcggcttgtccct
This window of the Antennarius striatus isolate MH-2024 chromosome 12, ASM4005453v1, whole genome shotgun sequence genome carries:
- the esd gene encoding S-formylglutathione hydrolase isoform X2, coding for MAVNQLNANRCAGGIQKVFEHDSTKLRCKMKFGVFLPPKAETEKCPVLYWLSGLTCTEQNFITKAGAQLAAAEHGLIVVAPDTSPRGCNIEGEDTSWDFGSGAGFYVDATQDPWKTNYNMYSYITEELPSLINANFPTDPDRMSISGHSMGGHGALICALKNPGKYKAVSAFAPICNPIQCPWGQKAFSGYLGSDRSTWEAYDATVLAASYSGPQLDILIDQGRDDQFLSAGQLLPDNLIAICTKKKIPVVFRLQPGYDHSYFFIYSFMSDHIKHHAKHLNA
- the arhgap15 gene encoding rho GTPase-activating protein 15, producing the protein MAASRITTKQSPQSSSAAHGAVQIRIKSSQSSGDRLSQSRSLVLQESDLPPKPISLHRRNQSQHDVLGPGGTASQQPLLKGENLNVAKISEGGKKQRKNWMVTWTLLTSDQLLLHKEAPQGGRQKPGGQTDAVLLCGAVIDWTTQKSRRKNVFQITTNTGSEYLVQSDSYSTAIQWHDAIRRTIDSLTKSNGGFPLRRSNSSDYLPKHNSLPGYGSASPNTKQRSQVHRRSINMFSSSRLKHNTSDATDKNGVKNRLKKFIIRRPSIKTLQEKGLIKDRVFGCHLSTLCEREGTTVPKFIRICLDAVDKRGLEVDGIYRVSGNLATVQKLRFIIDQEEDLDLDHKQWEDIHVVTGALKLFFRELPEPLFPFTFFSAFVEAIKIRDSKHKVEAMKKLVRDLPKPNQDTMKLLFSHLLRVLDYSRKNLMSTQGIGIVFGPTLMWPKLDAGNMAVNMVYQNHIVEFILTESQNIFDLDKK
- the esd gene encoding S-formylglutathione hydrolase isoform X1, which produces MVMAVNQLNANRCAGGIQKVFEHDSTKLRCKMKFGVFLPPKAETEKCPVLYWLSGLTCTEQNFITKAGAQLAAAEHGLIVVAPDTSPRGCNIEGEDTSWDFGSGAGFYVDATQDPWKTNYNMYSYITEELPSLINANFPTDPDRMSISGHSMGGHGALICALKNPGKYKAVSAFAPICNPIQCPWGQKAFSGYLGSDRSTWEAYDATVLAASYSGPQLDILIDQGRDDQFLSAGQLLPDNLIAICTKKKIPVVFRLQPGYDHSYFFIYSFMSDHIKHHAKHLNA